In the Pseudothauera hydrothermalis genome, one interval contains:
- a CDS encoding HIRAN domain-containing protein gives MLDALPANLRPTLAEFERWRVYLPNYFALIGEDEDGDPLPLPASVHRGAFRLGWRATWEKAARRFGNLHPALADCDDFLTAVRDHLAVRMKRRRGPRIERLAQAWLARHGLLGLLAASERWHRLRPHIAPSLVPPGFALPAVLGAFEGDGCLARELLTPQALAEEGEAMRHCVGGYWAQCVAGERIFSLAAFGERATAQYHPHVKPDTDDTVYRLVQLRGPFNGEVSPRIETLAREIEARINAPERRAQRWAALEARGRLEVAELEWRQARQQAAAWLDAKTRSQLEAVLEWLELTPPCPEVLLCDFIAGYQYHDGAAVEEGLRVGDALSLVREPDNPHDRLAVRLDWQGHKLGYLPRPRNAEIALALDAGEKLTARIRRIDAEADPWERVEVVVQTAP, from the coding sequence ATGCTCGATGCGCTGCCGGCCAACCTGCGTCCGACGCTGGCCGAATTCGAGCGTTGGCGGGTCTATCTGCCCAATTACTTCGCCTTGATCGGCGAGGATGAAGATGGCGACCCGTTGCCCCTGCCTGCCTCGGTGCATCGCGGCGCGTTTCGCCTCGGCTGGCGCGCCACCTGGGAGAAGGCCGCGCGGCGCTTCGGCAACCTGCACCCGGCGCTGGCCGACTGCGACGACTTCCTCACGGCGGTGCGGGATCATCTGGCCGTGCGCATGAAGCGCCGCCGCGGCCCGCGCATCGAACGGCTCGCGCAAGCCTGGCTGGCCCGCCATGGCCTGTTGGGCCTGCTGGCCGCCTCCGAGCGCTGGCACCGGCTGCGCCCGCATATCGCCCCGAGCCTCGTTCCACCCGGCTTTGCACTGCCCGCCGTCCTGGGCGCGTTCGAAGGCGACGGCTGCCTGGCGCGCGAACTCCTCACGCCGCAGGCGCTTGCCGAGGAAGGCGAGGCCATGCGTCACTGCGTGGGCGGCTACTGGGCGCAGTGTGTGGCGGGCGAGCGTATCTTCTCGCTTGCCGCCTTTGGCGAGCGGGCGACCGCGCAGTACCACCCGCACGTCAAACCCGACACGGACGACACGGTGTATCGCTTGGTGCAATTACGCGGGCCGTTCAATGGCGAGGTCTCGCCGCGCATAGAGACTCTTGCGCGCGAGATCGAGGCGCGCATCAACGCCCCGGAGCGGCGCGCGCAGCGCTGGGCGGCGCTGGAAGCGCGCGGGCGGCTGGAAGTGGCCGAACTCGAATGGCGGCAGGCGCGGCAACAGGCCGCCGCCTGGCTCGATGCCAAGACCCGCAGCCAGCTCGAGGCGGTGCTCGAATGGCTCGAACTCACGCCCCCCTGTCCGGAGGTGCTTTTGTGCGACTTCATCGCCGGCTACCAATACCACGACGGCGCGGCGGTGGAGGAGGGTTTGCGCGTGGGCGATGCGCTCTCGCTCGTGCGCGAGCCGGACAACCCCCACGACCGGCTGGCGGTGCGCCTCGACTGGCAAGGCCACAAGCTGGGCTACCTGCCACGGCCGCGTAACGCCGAGATCGCACTGGCCTTGGATGCCGGAGAAAAGCTTACCGCCCGTATCCGGAGAATCGATGCCGAGGCCGACCCCTGGGAACGGGTGGAGGTGGTGGTTCAGACCGCCCCGTAA
- the recQ gene encoding DNA helicase RecQ → MNAPDAVSRTALHVLEHVFGYTAFRGEQQAIVEHVTAGGDALVLMPTGGGKSLCYQIPALLREGTAIVVSPLIALMQDQVSALAEAGVAAACLNSSLSLDETRAVERELFAGRLDLLYVAPERLLTPRFLDILDELRDTRRLALFAIDEAHCVSQWGHDFRPEYLQLSILPERYPTIPRIALTATADRQTREEIVRNLRLAAARCFVSSFDRPNIRYRVVDKTDPRRQLLAFIREEHPRDAGIVYCLSRRKVEETAAWLAEHGIDALPYHAGMPNETRAANQARFLREEGIVMVATIAFGMGIDKPDVRFVAHLDLPRSVEGYYQETGRAGRDGLPADAWMAWGAADVVQQRRMIDESDAGEAFKRLARARLDALVGLAESTGCRRQHLLAYFGEVSGPCGNCDNCLRPPQTRDATEAARKALSCVYRTGQRYGAGYLIDVLRGHCSDKVRERGHETVSTFGIGADLDNDTWRAIFRQLIARGLLEVDHERHGALRLTDRARPLLRGEAGFALRIAPKPPRRAARRNAAAGIPAGIPTTLFDRLRAWRAQTAKTRNVPAYVIFQDTTLREIALARPRSLTELAGIGGIGDRKLAAYGQAILDLVASAA, encoded by the coding sequence ATGAACGCCCCCGATGCTGTGTCGCGCACCGCCTTGCATGTCCTGGAACATGTTTTCGGCTACACCGCCTTTCGCGGTGAACAGCAAGCCATCGTGGAGCATGTGACCGCCGGCGGCGATGCGCTGGTGCTGATGCCCACCGGTGGCGGCAAGTCGCTGTGCTATCAGATTCCGGCGCTGCTGCGCGAGGGCACCGCCATCGTGGTATCGCCGCTGATCGCGCTGATGCAAGACCAGGTCAGCGCGCTGGCCGAAGCAGGGGTGGCCGCGGCCTGCCTGAATTCCAGCTTGTCGCTGGACGAGACACGCGCGGTGGAGCGCGAGCTCTTTGCCGGCCGCCTGGACCTACTTTATGTAGCGCCCGAGCGTCTGCTCACCCCGCGCTTTTTGGATATCCTGGACGAGCTGCGCGACACCCGGCGCCTGGCCCTTTTTGCCATCGACGAGGCGCACTGCGTCTCGCAATGGGGACACGACTTCCGCCCCGAGTACCTGCAACTTTCCATTCTGCCGGAGCGTTATCCGACCATCCCGCGGATTGCGCTCACCGCCACCGCAGACCGCCAGACCCGCGAAGAGATCGTCCGCAACCTGCGTCTGGCCGCTGCGCGCTGCTTTGTATCCAGCTTTGACCGCCCCAACATCCGCTACCGGGTGGTAGACAAAACCGACCCGCGCCGCCAATTGCTGGCTTTTATCCGTGAAGAGCATCCACGCGATGCCGGCATCGTCTATTGTCTGTCGCGCCGCAAGGTCGAAGAGACCGCCGCCTGGCTGGCCGAGCACGGCATCGACGCCCTGCCCTACCACGCCGGCATGCCCAATGAAACGCGCGCAGCCAATCAAGCACGCTTTCTGCGCGAAGAGGGCATCGTCATGGTGGCGACCATCGCCTTCGGCATGGGCATCGACAAGCCGGACGTGCGCTTTGTCGCTCACCTCGACCTGCCGCGCTCGGTGGAAGGCTACTATCAGGAAACCGGGCGCGCCGGACGCGACGGCCTGCCGGCCGACGCCTGGATGGCCTGGGGCGCAGCCGACGTGGTGCAGCAACGCCGCATGATCGACGAATCCGATGCCGGCGAGGCGTTCAAACGGCTGGCACGCGCACGTCTTGATGCCCTGGTGGGCTTGGCCGAAAGCACCGGTTGTCGTCGCCAGCACCTGCTGGCTTATTTTGGTGAGGTCAGCGGCCCTTGCGGCAACTGCGACAATTGCCTGCGCCCGCCGCAGACCCGGGACGCCACCGAGGCCGCGCGCAAGGCGCTGTCTTGCGTCTATCGCACCGGCCAACGGTACGGCGCCGGTTATCTGATCGATGTACTGCGCGGCCACTGCAGTGACAAAGTACGCGAGCGCGGACATGAGACGGTCAGCACCTTCGGCATTGGCGCAGACCTAGACAACGACACCTGGCGCGCGATCTTCCGACAGTTGATCGCCCGCGGCCTGCTTGAAGTGGATCACGAACGCCACGGCGCACTACGCTTGACCGACCGGGCCCGCCCGCTGTTGCGCGGCGAAGCCGGATTCGCACTGCGCATAGCGCCCAAACCGCCGCGCCGCGCCGCACGCCGCAACGCCGCAGCGGGCATTCCGGCAGGCATCCCTACCACGCTTTTCGACCGCCTGCGCGCCTGGCGCGCACAGACCGCCAAAACGCGCAACGTGCCGGCCTATGTGATTTTCCAGGACACCACCTTGCGCGAGATCGCGCTCGCACGCCCACGCAGCCTGACCGAGTTGGCGGGCATCGGCGGTATTGGCGACCGCAAGCTCGCCGCTTACGGCCAAGCCATCCTCGACCTGGTGGCCAGCGCCGCCTAG
- a CDS encoding class I SAM-dependent DNA methyltransferase: MTAVSAISAFITRWQAASGSERANYQLFLTELTEALELPRPEPASDDTRDNAYVFERRVDIAHADGSVTRGFIDLYRRGAFVLEAKQTGLELDSGGWDRAMLRAHAQAESYARALPPEEGRPPFLVVVDVGRSLELYADFSRTGATYVPYPDPAHHRVRLADLADPAIQARLKLLWLDPLQLDPTRESARVTRAIADRLARLAKSLEAAGHDPQRVAHFLMRALFSMFAEDVGLLPQQDGVGAFTGLLQSVRDKPEAFVPALTLFWQAMNQGGFDARLLAPIRRFNGGLFADPDVIPLTRAEIDELLDAARADWRQVEPAIFGTLLERALDPRERHRLGAHYTPRAYVERLVQPTLIDPLRAEWQTVQVAASHYFAQGKPDKAREEVAAFHQRLCHVRVLDPACGSGNFLYVALELMKRLEGEVLNLLADLGDTQGRLAMAGSTVDPHQFLGVEVNPRAAAIAELVLWIGYLQWHHRIHKGLEDLPDPVLRDFHNIEHRDALIAFERVDFETDETGRPRTRWDGVTTKPHPVTGEPVPDETAQVPIERYHGVRPAEWPEAEFIVGNPPFIGDKALRRALGDGYVDAVRAAYPEVPESADFVMYWWHKAAERVRAGQARRFGFITTNSVRQTFNRRVLEAHLQAPQTPLKLAFAIPDHPWVDAADGAAVRIAMTVGAADVAEGELLTVTAEREGEEDARTVELARRVGVIHADLTIGANVAGAVALRANGGISSNGVMLAGSGFIVTPEEAETLGLGRVPGLERHIRAYRNGRDLTDRPRGVRVIDLYGLAADEVRARYPAVFQWVYERVKPERDHNNRPKLKRDWWLFAEPRKNWRAMSAGLSRYIATVETAKHRSFQFLDGSILPDHMLIAIALDAPFALGVLSSRLHVAWALAAGGRLGVGNDPRYNKTRCFETFPFPDADTGLTAALRARIGELAEAIDAHRKRVLAEHEALTLTGLYNVLEKLRAAEPLAAKERAIHEKGLVSVLKTLHDELDTAVFAAYGWSELAAALVGRPGATTPLKVKAPEQSQAEEELLTRIVALNARRSAEEAQGIVRWLRPAHQNPAGATGVQAAVALEVETDTTPAATAPLAWPKTLREQIAAVRALLTAMPQPVERLAARFVKRPAKSVAAVLSALADLGLAVETEAGWRAG, encoded by the coding sequence ATGACCGCCGTGAGCGCCATCTCCGCCTTCATCACCCGCTGGCAGGCCGCCAGTGGCTCCGAGCGCGCCAACTACCAGCTCTTTCTCACCGAACTCACCGAAGCGCTGGAGCTGCCGCGCCCGGAACCCGCGAGCGACGACACGCGTGATAACGCCTACGTCTTCGAGCGGCGGGTGGACATCGCCCATGCGGACGGCAGCGTCACGCGCGGCTTCATCGACCTCTACCGGCGCGGCGCGTTCGTGCTGGAAGCCAAGCAAACCGGGCTGGAATTGGACTCGGGCGGCTGGGACCGCGCCATGCTGCGCGCCCACGCCCAGGCCGAGAGCTACGCCCGGGCCCTTCCCCCCGAGGAGGGCCGCCCGCCCTTCCTCGTCGTGGTGGATGTGGGCCGCTCGCTGGAGCTGTACGCCGACTTTTCCCGCACCGGGGCCACCTACGTTCCTTATCCCGACCCGGCGCACCACCGCGTGCGGCTCGCCGATCTGGCCGACCCCGCGATTCAGGCGCGGCTCAAGCTCCTCTGGCTCGACCCGCTCCAGCTCGACCCCACCCGCGAGTCCGCTCGTGTCACCCGGGCGATTGCCGACCGGCTGGCGCGCCTGGCCAAATCCCTGGAGGCCGCCGGGCACGATCCGCAGCGCGTCGCGCACTTTTTGATGCGCGCGCTCTTTTCCATGTTCGCCGAAGACGTGGGCCTCTTGCCGCAACAAGACGGCGTGGGCGCCTTCACCGGGCTCTTGCAGAGCGTGCGCGACAAGCCCGAGGCGTTTGTCCCGGCACTCACCCTTTTCTGGCAGGCAATGAACCAGGGCGGGTTCGATGCGCGGTTGCTCGCGCCCATTCGCCGCTTCAACGGCGGGCTGTTTGCCGACCCGGACGTGATCCCGCTCACCCGCGCGGAAATCGATGAACTGCTGGATGCCGCCCGCGCCGACTGGCGGCAGGTGGAACCGGCGATCTTCGGCACGCTTTTGGAGCGCGCGCTCGACCCCCGCGAGCGGCATCGGCTTGGCGCCCACTACACCCCGCGCGCCTATGTGGAGCGGCTGGTGCAGCCGACGCTCATCGACCCCTTGCGCGCCGAGTGGCAGACCGTGCAGGTGGCGGCGAGCCACTACTTCGCGCAGGGCAAGCCCGACAAGGCGCGCGAGGAAGTGGCGGCCTTTCACCAGCGGCTCTGCCACGTGCGCGTGCTCGACCCCGCCTGCGGCAGCGGCAACTTCCTGTATGTGGCGCTGGAACTGATGAAGCGGCTGGAGGGCGAGGTGTTGAACCTTTTGGCGGATCTCGGCGACACCCAGGGGCGGCTCGCGATGGCGGGCAGCACCGTCGACCCGCACCAGTTCCTGGGGGTGGAGGTGAACCCCCGAGCGGCAGCCATTGCCGAACTGGTGCTGTGGATCGGTTATCTGCAATGGCACCACCGCATTCACAAGGGGCTGGAGGACCTCCCTGACCCGGTACTCAGGGACTTTCACAACATCGAGCACCGCGACGCGCTCATCGCTTTCGAGCGCGTGGACTTCGAGACCGACGAAACCGGCCGCCCGCGCACCCGCTGGGATGGCGTGACCACCAAACCCCACCCCGTCACTGGCGAGCCGGTGCCCGATGAAACCGCGCAAGTGCCGATCGAGCGCTACCACGGCGTGCGCCCGGCCGAGTGGCCCGAGGCCGAGTTTATCGTTGGCAATCCGCCGTTCATTGGCGACAAGGCCCTACGTCGGGCCTTGGGGGACGGCTACGTCGATGCAGTGCGCGCCGCCTATCCGGAGGTGCCAGAGAGCGCCGATTTCGTCATGTACTGGTGGCACAAGGCCGCCGAGCGGGTACGCGCCGGCCAGGCGCGCCGCTTTGGCTTCATCACCACCAACAGCGTGCGGCAAACCTTCAACCGCCGGGTATTGGAAGCCCATTTGCAGGCGCCGCAAACGCCGTTGAAACTGGCTTTTGCCATCCCCGACCACCCCTGGGTCGACGCCGCCGACGGGGCCGCCGTGCGCATCGCGATGACGGTGGGGGCAGCGGATGTCGCGGAAGGGGAACTCCTCACCGTCACCGCAGAGCGGGAGGGCGAAGAGGACGCCCGCACCGTCGAACTGGCCCGCCGGGTCGGCGTGATTCATGCGGACCTCACGATCGGCGCGAACGTGGCCGGGGCGGTGGCGTTGCGGGCGAATGGCGGCATCAGCTCCAACGGCGTCATGCTCGCGGGCAGCGGCTTCATCGTCACCCCCGAAGAAGCCGAAACGCTGGGGCTGGGGCGGGTGCCGGGGCTGGAGCGGCACATCCGCGCCTACCGCAACGGGCGCGACCTGACCGACCGGCCGCGCGGGGTGAGGGTGATCGATCTCTATGGCCTGGCAGCGGACGAGGTGCGCGCCCGTTACCCGGCGGTGTTCCAGTGGGTGTACGAGCGCGTCAAACCGGAACGCGACCACAACAACCGGCCCAAGCTCAAGCGTGACTGGTGGCTTTTCGCCGAACCGCGCAAGAACTGGCGCGCGATGTCGGCGGGACTGTCGCGCTACATCGCCACCGTCGAGACCGCCAAGCACCGCAGCTTCCAGTTCCTCGACGGGAGCATCCTTCCCGACCACATGCTGATTGCTATCGCCCTCGACGCACCCTTCGCGCTGGGCGTGCTGTCCTCCCGTTTGCATGTGGCGTGGGCGTTGGCGGCGGGTGGACGACTGGGCGTCGGCAACGACCCCCGCTACAACAAAACCCGCTGCTTCGAGACCTTCCCCTTCCCCGATGCCGACACGGGGCTCACCGCCGCGCTGCGGGCGCGCATCGGGGAACTTGCCGAGGCCATCGACGCGCACCGCAAGCGCGTGCTCGCCGAACACGAAGCGCTGACGCTGACCGGCCTTTACAACGTGCTGGAGAAACTCCGCGCCGCCGAGCCCCTCGCCGCCAAGGAGCGCGCCATTCATGAAAAGGGCCTCGTGTCGGTGCTCAAAACGCTGCACGACGAGTTGGACACCGCGGTCTTTGCCGCGTATGGCTGGAGTGAGCTTGCCGCCGCGCTGGTAGGCCGCCCCGGCGCCACCACGCCGCTCAAGGTGAAAGCGCCTGAGCAATCGCAAGCCGAAGAGGAACTGCTCACCCGAATCGTCGCCTTGAATGCGCGCAGAAGCGCCGAGGAGGCGCAAGGAATCGTCCGCTGGCTGCGCCCGGCCCACCAGAACCCGGCGGGTGCCACCGGCGTGCAGGCTGCGGTCGCGCTGGAGGTGGAGACCGACACCACGCCCGCCGCGACCGCCCCGCTTGCTTGGCCCAAGACCCTGCGCGAGCAAATCGCCGCCGTGCGCGCGTTACTCACCGCGATGCCGCAGCCGGTCGAGCGGCTCGCCGCGCGCTTTGTGAAGCGCCCCGCCAAGTCGGTGGCGGCGGTGCTCTCGGCACTTGCCGACCTGGGGCTGGCGGTGGAAACCGAAGCTGGCTGGCGGGCGGGGTAG
- a CDS encoding helix-turn-helix transcriptional regulator, with amino-acid sequence MSRTERFYRIDQMLAERRVVPLKSFLEALEISRATFKRDLEYMRERLNAPIVWDREGGGYRFETTAAAGPAYELPGLWFSAGELYALLAAQKLLAEVEPGILSAHIAPLQSRLAAMLEAAGQPAQEVARRVRILCVARRPVEPKGFSDIALALLQRQRIEIDAWNRARDEVNTRVVSPQRLTHYRDNWYLDAWCHWRKDLRSFALDTIRRVKVLPQKAREIADKTLDAHYASAYGIFAGRPKGRAVLRFSPERARWVRAETWHPEQSAEDLPDGGLRLTLPYADERELLMDILRHGRHVVVEAPASLKKRVAEEIAAMAEHYGAV; translated from the coding sequence ATGAGCCGTACCGAGCGTTTTTACCGCATCGACCAGATGCTTGCCGAGCGGCGCGTGGTGCCGCTCAAAAGCTTTCTTGAAGCATTGGAAATTTCCCGCGCCACCTTCAAGCGCGATCTGGAGTACATGCGCGAGCGGCTCAACGCCCCGATTGTCTGGGATCGGGAAGGAGGCGGCTACCGCTTCGAGACGACAGCCGCCGCCGGGCCGGCGTATGAACTGCCGGGGCTGTGGTTTTCGGCCGGCGAACTTTATGCGCTGCTTGCCGCGCAAAAGCTGCTCGCTGAAGTCGAACCGGGGATTTTGTCCGCCCATATCGCCCCCTTGCAATCGCGGCTGGCGGCGATGCTCGAAGCGGCAGGTCAGCCGGCGCAGGAAGTCGCCCGGCGCGTGCGCATCCTCTGCGTCGCGCGCCGACCGGTGGAGCCGAAGGGGTTTTCCGACATTGCGTTGGCGCTCTTGCAGCGCCAGAGGATCGAGATCGATGCCTGGAACCGCGCGCGTGACGAGGTCAACACCCGTGTCGTTTCCCCGCAGCGCCTCACACACTACCGCGACAACTGGTATCTCGATGCCTGGTGCCACTGGCGCAAGGACTTGCGCAGCTTCGCGCTGGACACCATCCGACGTGTGAAGGTGCTGCCCCAGAAGGCACGCGAAATCGCCGACAAGACCCTGGATGCCCACTACGCCAGCGCCTACGGCATCTTCGCCGGCCGCCCCAAGGGCCGCGCGGTGCTGCGCTTCTCCCCCGAACGGGCGCGCTGGGTGCGCGCCGAAACCTGGCATCCCGAGCAGAGCGCGGAAGACCTGCCCGATGGAGGGCTACGGCTGACCCTCCCCTACGCCGACGAGCGCGAACTCTTGATGGACATCCTGCGTCACGGCCGGCATGTGGTGGTCGAAGCGCCGGCGAGCCTGAAGAAAAGGGTGGCGGAAGAGATCGCGGCGATGGCGGAACATTACGGGGCGGTCTGA
- the msrA gene encoding peptide-methionine (S)-S-oxide reductase MsrA — protein MNEKPTTPGREVAILGGGCFWCLEAVFREVEGVHKVTPGYAGGHVEAPTYREVCEGGTGHAEVVRIEYDPAVIGFRDLLAIYFTIHDPTTVDRQGNDIGPQYRSIILATSEAQRHEALAVIEEMGEARVFPSAIVTRVERAGAFWPAEPEHHDYFARHADLPYCQYVVAPKVAKFRERFGARRRKN, from the coding sequence ATGAACGAGAAACCGACCACGCCAGGCCGCGAGGTTGCCATTCTCGGCGGTGGCTGCTTCTGGTGCCTGGAAGCGGTGTTTCGCGAAGTCGAGGGCGTGCATAAAGTGACGCCGGGCTATGCCGGTGGACATGTCGAAGCGCCCACCTATCGTGAGGTCTGCGAAGGCGGCACCGGCCATGCCGAGGTGGTGCGCATCGAGTACGACCCGGCGGTGATCGGCTTTCGCGACCTGCTGGCGATTTATTTCACCATCCATGACCCGACCACGGTAGACCGGCAGGGCAACGACATTGGCCCGCAGTATCGTTCCATCATTTTGGCCACCTCAGAGGCGCAACGACATGAAGCCTTGGCGGTGATCGAGGAGATGGGCGAAGCGCGCGTCTTTCCTTCGGCGATCGTTACCCGGGTGGAACGTGCTGGGGCATTCTGGCCGGCGGAGCCGGAGCATCATGACTACTTTGCGCGACACGCCGACTTGCCCTACTGCCAATACGTGGTGGCGCCCAAGGTGGCCAAGTTCCGCGAGCGCTTTGGCGCGCGCCGGCGCAAAAACTGA